ggattaaatttatttcaagtaatacTGTACGAGGTTTTAGTTAGAGACCAATTCGTAaagataaaaattgtttttttctttaaaagtactaaaataacatcaaaaaattcaaatattttactatCAATATAAGAGTCTATACTGgtcgattcccgccgggttaccctATAAAAATccattcattattgtaatgaattatGGATGTAACCTTTTCTTTAGGACGGCTTTCGTTattcaaaattccatccttcgccactggtatatATCTCATACCATATCACCTATATCTCATCAATTATATGTCCTTTACTTGAAAGTTACAATTCattcaatttttataatggTTATGGAATTTCATAGTCGTGCTTACGGCAAAAGTACAATAAATGCTTGGATGAaggataatattatgaagaaacAACAATTTATTACGTAGATACatcgttaaaaaaattaaactttacatCACTTCAATACAAAGTGTATCAATTCCAGAACGTGTGAATTAACTAAAACATCAAATTGTTATACGGCAACACAATGTACCCACGCAACGGCTATTAGGATTAGGTGCAGGCACGGCAGTAGATACATCACGAGTACCGACAACGTAATCCCGTTCGATGCATGTAGTACAAACACGATTGGAACCCAATACGAGGCCCGACCACAACTCCGACACACTAAACACAACTACCGTGCAGTACTGTTGCCCTATAACACCACACGCGTGATAATTCACCCCAACAACGGATATGTCGACGCTTTGTATTGTACTGGCTGGTGTTTACGCAGCCATATTCAAACATTGACCAATATTAACGCAATGTTTTACAGGGACGTCGTTGTTCGCCGTCGCCGCCCATGAATTTGGACACTCGCTCGGCCTGAGCCATAGCTCAGTGAAGGGCGCTCTCATGTACCCGTGGTATCAGGGAATTCAGCCCAATTTCGTTCTGCCCGATGACGACAGGAATGGTATCCAGCAAATGTATGGTAAGAAttaaattgtgattttttttatcaataattaagGAGATTATTTCAATAGATACGACATTCGATATCAGTATTTAACAAAGAAGAACACATAGGTTAgaagaaataattttatgttttgtacTTATTTCttaacattatatatatataacaaaatacctAATAACTCTTTTAGCTGTTTTagttttatactaaactaggtAGCCTAAAAGAGAATATAACATAACCAAATATTTTCAGGTCCTAAATACAAAAGAACCTGGGAGAAGATTCCATACTATAGACCCGTACAAACGCAGCCAACTACAACAACGACTACAACCACGACCACGACGACCACGAGACAACCATACATCCATCAACATCATCCAGGACGACATCGACCGAACACGCCGAGCAGATATCCCGCGTACTACCCAGAGAAGCCGAGTCATCCAGATTGGCCTCACTATTCGAATTACCCCAACCGAAATCCGACTTATCCCGACCGTCGATATTACACCACCACTGAAGAACATCCAAGACGTACCAACCACCATTACCCCAGACGCACAGAAACAACCACACACGCAACTACATATCGTCCGCGATTCCCCCACGCTCAACCCGAATACCCAACGCATCCACGCCAGAATTACCCCACTGATCCTGGTCAAGATTATCCAAAAAGGAAACCATACTATCCAGTGAAGACAACCACAATGAAACCAACGCCGCCGCCCGACAAACCCGACACTTGTGATACTACATACGATGCTGTTACGCTCATACGCGGTGAACTCTACATTTTCAAAAATAgggtaattatttaatttgcaatAATCACAATCACATAAACACATAGACAGCCGTGACAGCACAGTGAATCCCTTCGATTCGAAGCATGCatcgccaacttttcagtcatgtgcattttaagaatttaaatatcacgtgaagaaaaaacattatgAGGAAACTTGCTTATCTgcgaaatttcttaattctctacttgtgtgaagtctgccaatccgcattgggccagcgtagaggactattagcttaacccctctcaccCTGTGGAGACTTATGCTCAATAGAatacgggttgttaatgatgaataatcaCAGGTTTAGTATATTTGTCATTTATTCCATATAtcatttcaattttgtttttcagtatCATTGGAGGATAGGCGCAAACGGTCGGTACCCTGGATACCCGATCGAGATAACGAGGATGTGGGCAGAACTGCCGAAAAATCTAACGCACGTTGACGCCGTCTACGAAAGACCCGACCGCAAAATTGCTTTCTTCATAGGTAAGGAaacttaataaacttaaaagaaCTTAAGCCTCTTATGTTTGTCAGCGAACCTTAAAAACAAGGAATTAGGATAAGCTTTACAAATACTCgtaatttttcatacattaaacGAAATTATACAATAAACGCTGCTCAAAGCTCTgtcttcaaaaaatgttttatagtaATTGGAACTTATGAGAACCTAATCTATAGGTACCCGTACCTacttaggtactaatattataaaggaaaagtttaacgattttgaaaattcttttactaatcgAAAGACACGTTCTTGCGAGTGTCTTATGCTATATTTAATCGCTGTATTATCtcaggaacggaaactacgcaggctagtaataaataataataaattaataattaactgaTATTTTTCAGGCAAACAGTTGTACTTGTTCGATTCGCAATACTTACTGCCGGGATATCCCAAAAACATAGTTCATCTTGGTCTACCCGCAAATCTGGAGAAGTTGGACGGGGCCACGGTTTGGGGGCACAATGGCAAAACATACTTCTACAGTGGCACTATGTACTGGAAGTAAGTGCTGCAGCTTATTGATATTATCACGTGATTAGAAGTAAATTAGTATTCactaatactattttttttttcttctcaaTTACAGATTTGACGAAGAAGTGGGGCACGTAGAGTTAGACTACCCTCGAGACATGTCAACGTGGAGAGGCGTCGGGTACAATATAGACAGTGTGTTCCAATGGAAGGATGGTAAGAAATACGTGCTTTCTTCCCTAGTACTTTGTCTGTTTCAAAAACATAGCTAAGAAATATTCAAGTAAAATAGATGTAAGATAAAGGAAAGAATCGTGTCTGTGCGTTGAACAaaactttatattatagatcAAGTTGCGGCGATTCAAGAAGAGTAACAAAAACCAATtagggatgattttttttttgtattttgcgCTTAAGTACCTCTGGAGTTTGGATCTAATGAACGTTGATTTCCAtgggatttttaattaaagtttgaaGCAACATACCTACATGTTTCATTGAGATAAAAagcataaaaagtttttttattaacccccgacttaaaaaaaaaggtcttAATACTTTCATTTATGTCCGAAAACTCGTACCTTCTAAACGAATCAACTGATTATGATgcggtattttttgttttcaggtAAAACCTATTTCTTCAAAGGGAAGGGTTTCTGGAAATTCGACGACCTCAATATGCGCGTTCAACACGACAGGCAGCTCCCTTCTGCACAATTCTGGATGTCGTGCCCAAAGGAACGCGCTGGACGCCGCGCCCCCTTCCACGCGCTCCCGGCCCCCGAATCAACACTCCGTTCTCCGAGTGCCGCCAGCACTAACGATGACCACCTATCCCTTGTTGCTTCCCTAGTACTTTTAATACTCGTACGGtatattctttaataaaataaattaatgtaaataaagacAAGTGTGTGccattatcaattaattatttaatctcAAAATAGagattaaactaaattaattatatgtatgcgataaataatatttttgaatcaaCAAGTACATATCGATTCTGTCTGACGTAAGACTTCtagtattttaagtaattaaatgaaTTACGCAACGTTGCACTGCCTGTCTTAgtattaaattaacttaaaacttcGTATATAAAGACTTTTAactattagtatattagtataatgttataaatgaggcattttgttttaatgttaaaattgtatgtaaatattgATCTCAATGTGATCGagttcttgttttttttaatgtaaggtACATAACACCATTTGTTTAGCTTCTGTACAGAGTGTATCTTGATAGTGATACcagtattttcataataaaatatgtctatagttaatattatcttatatgaaataaatagcTCTGTGTATAGTTCTAAAACATATTTCAAGTTACTATGTTAGTCAAAGTTGTAATTTAACATATTATCCTATAACTGTCTACCTACTAGAAAAAATATTGTGCAACTAACTCCACAAGTATGccttaatataaatacatttaaactatttatctaatgtaaattatatactaGACGAAAGAgaagttatatattataacatacaaaaaaatattactaagcTGGTTAGAGGTTCACATATTctgtaacttgtaaataatagtaGTTCTTGTATGTCTAcgcatatataataaataaacctcGTCAAGGTTCTAGGTAATGAAGACTACTACATTTTTGTCTAAATAActatagtatataaaaaatatttatttatttagatcaGCTGTAGTAAATTATGATGTAAGTAAACTCAAaccttttttattaatatttttacttataatattacagtaaaaacagaatataataattaattactgtcCAGACTCTATTTATAGAAAACAGAAATtcggtattttgtttttttataatagttacAGTAATGTATTTtactcaatataaataaaataaaataaataatgtcttAGTTTAAAACTTTAGCTGGAATGTCTGGTGACAAGGTGGATTGAGTATtggtttaatattttgaaatgaatGTAAGATcagatatataaaataaacctaaAACCCTAAATTATTCACTGAAGTGGGCATCTCTagtatgggtatcaaataataattatataatatactacatataacTATAGTAATTATTAGTATTACTTATATTTCATGGATGTGTTTTAAATTAATGCTAATAAAGTTGTGCATTAATACAtacctattatataatattgtactGATAAATTATACTAAATCTGATTGAGTTGCATGAATGAATCAAACAGGAGCTCTCCAGAATGAAAATGGTGCTTTTGATAGTTAGTTATTGTACAGAATAAATTCAtacataagtatttttatatgctGTTAACTGTAAGTTATATAACCACAGCTATTGTaactaaagtaaaatattatacttcCAAATCAATATGCAACATAACTACCTATAAtacatataacataatatacaaCATTGTGCAATCAGAATACACCTAAATGTTAAGCTTTAGCGTTAAGATTAATATGACAAACACATATTTTATTAGATCATTTTTTGTACCTCTCAAGTCATTTTATTATAGACTTCAGTAGTTTTACAACAACTTTGGtcacaaataatttaataacaactgtgatatttaattttatataaaaaatgccattggcaataaaaataaatcaaaatttgtaatctttaaaataaatactactgAGCATAATTTGTAATTGCAGCCTAAAATAATTACTAGGTAAATTCATATTTAATGCATTAAgatgaaaataaagaattttctaagAGTTtcactgtttttatttataaatataataccaaCCAACCAAACCATGTACtggtacaagtaggtacatggTTCAAGAAAGGTATAcaagaaaatttcaaattaataaataaatgcataaaaataatacacaaagaatatattttatggGTACTCTACGAGCAGTACTGCATCCTTTCCAAACCTGTGATACACTTTTAATCCAATGACCTAAAtccaatctatctatctatctatctatcaaaTAATATAGGCCTTGTTTCATCAAGATtggatatgaaaaaaaattctgaaaaataaaaacaatacttcTACTTCACCCATATTCACAGGTCTAAGAAAATAAGACGGAATTGatacattttgaaaaacacttGAATAATCctcaaaagcctcaatagctcaacagtaagagagGTCAGACTCATTACCAAGGTGTAGAGGTTGTTCAATCACCAAGGGGTGGAGGTTTGATCACCGCCCCGTTGGTGATACCCAATCCTAATATTCCTGACTAGTTGTTGgaaggaaatgggaatattggttgttTTAGACCTTGCTGTTTTAGAATAACAAGTAGGATTTAGGAAAGTACAGTATTTGttgattattattgtttttgagCAAATTATCACACTATAACTCCAGTATAGCTGAATTATCTGGATGATATAACTtaatatattatcattattgttctcattatcaacccatatacggctcattgctgagctcgagtctcctctcagaatgagaggggttaggccaatagtccaccacgctggcccgatgcggattggcaccacacacgcagagaattaagaaattcgtggcgtgcaggtttcctcaagatgttttcattcaccgtttgagacaagtgatatttaaattcttaaagtgcaaacaactgaaaagttggaggtgcatggtgAATGCCCTGGACAggtttcgaacctacaccctccggaatcaaaggcagaggtcatacccattggactatcacggctcaataatatattatgctaaatcaatattttatggtgtgcacaatctcttcagctttcttGATTTACACATAACCTATCAATGGAATAAAATAcacttaatcaataattacgtaatttaTTGTTACTATTATATACACAGTTTAAAACACCTTAAATTTTGAACACTAAGTATGTAAGTACTAATGAAAATTGTTACCTATTTCTTCTTTTCACTTATTTCTAAATCACCATCTTTGAAGCCTAATTTTGACCAGTCTTCCTTGGCCATTAGGTTGTGTTCCATGCGGCAAGCTAGATAATCCTTCGCTTCAACACGACACATGGAATTATTACTATCATTATTGAATAAACAATTCATGTATTTAATCATACTTTTCTTGCAAACACCATCATGATCAAGGGGAAAACTTCCTTTATCTGGAGGTGTCGGTATGAACTGCTTCTGTCCAAAAGTCATAGCAGTCGACATCGTGATGTAggaaattctttttatttaattagtttttttattgtataagttactaataaaaattaaaatatcagaaAACAACTTTAGATTTTAGaactttgtttactttttaacaTTCTGTATCTCTTCttccacagacgacaaatgaagtcTTCTTCTCAATGGTTTTTTTATTGACTTTAAGgcacggctctgggttctaatCCTTAgacaataaattatatactttcTTCTTTCgatacttatttttatactgttatcCTTAGACAAACTATATACAGACCTGCCTTACTAGACGTTACCCTTCTGTCAAAGtctaagatcaacgatctaacacgtgtataaaaactgtttattgAGTTTCACGACtctaaaagatgaagttacgtCTACTAAAAAATGAAGTTACGTTGTGTTTGTAAGTATTTATACCTTATTTATATCTCTGTgatgaaaataatatgtaaaaaaaatcgatttttcagcCGGAGTTCAAagacatcgatcaagtaatcgaatattctgtgtctAATTTTGTCTGTAACGAGTCTAATAGGGcctacagactactttagtactttaatcgaatgcgaacgatttttgggcggtaaatccaaaaattgttcgtacttgactaaaatacttTGTACGAATAAGttgtccgaactaggcctaacaaacacatcgcttatgTGTTTGTTAGGCTGTGTAAATATATTCGTGTTTTTgcgtagtgtaaggacacagaatataattgtttgtgttaaatatttttgatgagtgagtttacctcgtccccctcaaaaaacgacagatcATTTTGTTGATTTTGGGTGCAATACAAGTCCATAGGTATTTAGTCTGAGACGATACTTGTCAGGTTTGTGGCTTTTATCGTTCTGTATCTAGAACTTAAAGCTACAGCTACTATATcgaaaaaaactttataaatgtcaattgtcaaagtcaatgtcaaaataaaaagtcaaaatcaaaacaataacaGCAAAAACACgtgcataaaattattttaaaattgatttaaattaaaagactATATTAGAGTAAAGTAAAATCTTcatattatatgtttatttttaattggaaGTTTTAATTGCTAAAAGTACTAAACAATGTCTCGACTTATTATAAAGAATTTACCGAATAAGGTGAGAAAATTAGTTTTCCAACACCAACAGACTGCTAAGACTCCGCTAGTAAAGCTATTATGATTAATTTTAGGTAACTGTAGAAAAAATAAAGGAGATATTTGGCGAAAAAGGTGAAGTGACCGACGTACAGTTAAAATACACAAAAGATGGAAAATTCAGAAACTTCGGTTTCGTTGGATACCGGACAGAGGAGCAAGCTTCAGCGGCTCGGGAGCATTTTGATTCATCTTACGTTAACAGCATGAAAATCAATGTGGAGGTCTGTGCTAATCTCGGCGACGAAAAAAAACCAAAAGCATGGAGCAAATATGCATCGGACAGCAcagcatataaaaaaatacacaaaaacgaTGTCCAAGATATAAAGCCTAAAAAACAAAAGCTTAGCAAAGCTGAAAGAAATAAGAATAAGATTAAAGAGCTCCTGAAAAAGGTACACTAATTCAAAACTTTAATTTAGTAATAGTGACTCTCAGactgctgtgatagcccagtggatatgacctctgcctctgattctagAGAGtgtcagtccggggcatgcacctccaacttttcagttgtgtgcatttaaaaaaaataaatatcacatgtctcaaacggtgaaggaaaacatcatgaggaaacctgcataccagagaattttcttaattctctgcgtgtgtgaagtctgccagtcctgCGCCTGGcctgggcctgcgtggtggactattagcctaatccctctctttctgagaggagactcgagctcatcagtgagccgaatatgggttgataatgatgactctcAGAGACAGAGCTCTGTGTAAGTACTACTACCATGCTCATTTCGGCTGTCAAACAGTATTGCTGTGTTTTGGTCTGAAGGGTATAAATGCCATTCAAATTACAGGCATACAAAGTCTAGACTTCACGTGCCTGTAATCAGTTTGATTAGTTGTAGGGCAGTTGTGTAGCACGCCAGTCAAAGTCTTGCTTGTTATCTCACTCACATCACCCAATGTATGTCCACAGTTATACATGGGTTTATGAAAAATGGTTTTTTACTTTACATGAAATGCAACAAAACTACActttattgtataatatataatacaataatgacCTAaggtttcaaaatattaaatagaataaaatgtaagcataacatgtatagCATGTATTATTAAAAAGCTGTACCAGTAACTAAAGTTAAGTAATAGAATAATCAAATATAACAAAAGACACACACACAACAAGCTTGTCCTGTTGgtcattaataaaacaaaaaaaata
This genomic stretch from Bicyclus anynana chromosome 14, ilBicAnyn1.1, whole genome shotgun sequence harbors:
- the LOC112046181 gene encoding matrix metalloproteinase-2; protein product: MGSKRETYDTKTNVNTFLNDDNHSNDLDVISTDLVSSLKCQIEIRCLIACEMHKKDDEYGKGSIRRVDCYGVNRAADLKFKCVRDKECADAFGRTMGVHVRSLAVVGLVFMLLATSAAAPAPSRPTRSTSEKSARSYLEMFGYLTKEKPEVGNLLMEDVEQSYEDDFRIAIKTLQEFGGIPVTGVIDHATKELMKKKRCGRPDREPGYDKNNRRRKRFAVQGEKWKHTNLTWSLSQSRRPSQIDPHGTRAVLARALDVWQQASRLTFTEINSDDADIVVSFSKRYHDDPYPFDGRGSILAHAFFPGSGRGGDAHFDDDELWLLHPNDDDEEGTSLFAVAAHEFGHSLGLSHSSVKGALMYPWYQGIQPNFVLPDDDRNGIQQMYGPKYKRTWEKIPYYRPVQTQPTTTTTTTTTTTTTRQPYIHQHHPGRHRPNTPSRYPAYYPEKPSHPDWPHYSNYPNRNPTYPDRRYYTTTEEHPRRTNHHYPRRTETTTHATTYRPRFPHAQPEYPTHPRQNYPTDPGQDYPKRKPYYPVKTTTMKPTPPPDKPDTCDTTYDAVTLIRGELYIFKNRYHWRIGANGRYPGYPIEITRMWAELPKNLTHVDAVYERPDRKIAFFIGKQLYLFDSQYLLPGYPKNIVHLGLPANLEKLDGATVWGHNGKTYFYSGTMYWKFDEEVGHVELDYPRDMSTWRGVGYNIDSVFQWKDGKTYFFKGKGFWKFDDLNMRVQHDRQLPSAQFWMSCPKERAGRRAPFHALPAPESTLRSPSAASTNDDHLSLVASLVLLILVRYIL
- the LOC112046208 gene encoding cytochrome c oxidase assembly protein COX19, which produces MSTAMTFGQKQFIPTPPDKGSFPLDHDGVCKKSMIKYMNCLFNNDSNNSMCRVEAKDYLACRMEHNLMAKEDWSKLGFKDGDLEISEKKK